A stretch of DNA from Mycobacterium senriense:
GATGGCCCTCCGCAGCGCGTCGGCCACCGTCGGTGCCAGGTTGACATCCATCTCGGCGACCCACATCGGCAGGACGTCGGCGGGGTGCGCCCCCCATTTCATGCTGGTGCGAACCCGCAATTGCCGCAGCGTCAATTCCTCGAGCGGATTAACCGTCACGCCCGCAGAGTAACGGGCGCGGCCTACCCCCCGACAAACGCATTTTGCGGGATGGTCAGCGGAAGGTCCACCGAACTCAGCAATCCCGGCTGGGCGGCAACGACATACGGCACGGCGTTGACGACACGCATCGCGGTGGCGACCATCGCGCCCGCCCCGGAGGTCATCCCGCCGATGCCGGCCTTCGCGGGATCCTTCAGCGTCGCAGCCAGCGTGCAGTCGATGTCCGGATCGCCGGAGATCATGACGCGATAGGACAGATCGCCGATCCCGGTGGGCCAGTCGGGGGCGACGTCGTGCGCGAGCCGCGTGACGTGCTCGATGACGATGGCCTCCCGGCCGTCGACCACGCCGATCGCCCGCATTCGCAGCGCACCGCAGGTTCCGGCCTCGACGGTGCCCATCGCGACCTCCAGCGTCCGGTTGGTGACGGCGCGGTCGAAACCCTCGCGCACGGCCTGAACTTGGACCCCCAACGCGTCGGCGATCAACCGGATTTGCCCCTGCCATTCGCCCGCGATGGCGCCGGGGAAGCTGATCCAGGGCTGGTAGTCGAGCGGACGGCCGAAGCCCAGCGCGTCGCTCATGATGTCGGGAACTCCGTAGTCGTCGTACAGACCGATCTCGAAGGAGTGAATCTTGTCGATGGACGACGACTGGGTGGACAGCACCAGCGGCAGATAATCGGCGGCGAAGCCCGGCTCGATGCCAGAGGCGTATAGCGACACCTGGCCCTGCTTGGCCGCGGCGACCAATTGGTCGCGCCACTCCGCGGGCTCGTAGGCATGCGGGTTGACCAATCGGGTGGTGCTGGTCGTCACGACGTTGATCCCGGCTTCGAGCAGCTTGACGTAGTCCGGGATGGCCAGCGCGTCCCGCTCCGGACCGCTGGCCGCATAGATGACGCAGTCGGGCTTGAGCGCGATCAGCGCGTCGGCGTCGTTGGTGGCGTTCAGGCCAACCGGCCCACCGCCGGCCAGCTCGCCCGCGTCCTTGCCGACCTTGTCGTCCGAATGCACCCACACGCCGACCAGGTCCAGATTCGGGCGCCGCTGGATCGCGCGGATGGCGATCGAGCCGATGCCGCCTGTCGCCCACACCACCACGCGATGAGCCGTCATCGTGTTCCTCCTCAACTGCGTGCGCGGCGCGCAACACAACGAAATCCGTTATGGCCGTTGCCCTTACGTCAACAGCGGCGACCGTGACTGCCCCGACGTTCGAGTTGGAAACTACCGCCGCGAATGCGCGCGGTCAAGGCTTTAAGAAAGCGGACACTATCTTAACGAACAAATTTTAGGTTAGGGTGCAGCTGTGCAAGCGGACCAGCGTTTCGCCCGGCTCCGAGCAACGATTCGGGGCGGCTGGCGCTGATGTTCACGCTCAGGTTCGACATGCGCGCCCCGGACGGGGGCGCACCGGCGACCGATCTGTACGCCGCTTCCATCGACATGTGCGCGTGGGCCGAAACGCGCGGCGCCGTGCTGGCGGTGCTCTCCGAGCACCACGGCGCCGACGACGGTCATCTGCCGGTGCCGCTCATCTTGGCGTCGGCGATAGCGGCCAGGACACGCACGTTGGCGATCCTGCTGGCCGCGGTGCCGATTCCGTTGTGGGATCCCGTCCGGCTCGCCGAGGAGATCAGCGTGCTGGACCTGATCAGTCGCGGACGGGTGTCCTACGCATTCGGCGTGGGACATCGGCATGAGGAGTACGAGCACTTCGGCATCGACATGAGCACGCGCGGTCGCGCGGCCGACGAGATGCTGGACGTCCTTGGGCCGCTGGTGCGAGGTGACCCCGTCGAATATCGGGGGCGTACGGTCCGCGTCACCCCACCGTGCGGATCACCCAGCGGGCCGATGATGCTGATCGCCGGCGGTAGCAAGGCCGCGGCGCGGCGGGCGGGCCGTCATGGACTGGGGTTCATCTCGCAGACCGCGTCGCCCGGCCTGATGGAGTACTACGAGGAGCAGTGCCGTGCGCACGGGCACGAACCCGGAATCATCCAGTTTCCCCAACCGCAC
This window harbors:
- a CDS encoding NAD(P)H-dependent amine dehydrogenase family protein — protein: MTAHRVVVWATGGIGSIAIRAIQRRPNLDLVGVWVHSDDKVGKDAGELAGGGPVGLNATNDADALIALKPDCVIYAASGPERDALAIPDYVKLLEAGINVVTTSTTRLVNPHAYEPAEWRDQLVAAAKQGQVSLYASGIEPGFAADYLPLVLSTQSSSIDKIHSFEIGLYDDYGVPDIMSDALGFGRPLDYQPWISFPGAIAGEWQGQIRLIADALGVQVQAVREGFDRAVTNRTLEVAMGTVEAGTCGALRMRAIGVVDGREAIVIEHVTRLAHDVAPDWPTGIGDLSYRVMISGDPDIDCTLAATLKDPAKAGIGGMTSGAGAMVATAMRVVNAVPYVVAAQPGLLSSVDLPLTIPQNAFVGG
- a CDS encoding LLM class flavin-dependent oxidoreductase, coding for MFTLRFDMRAPDGGAPATDLYAASIDMCAWAETRGAVLAVLSEHHGADDGHLPVPLILASAIAARTRTLAILLAAVPIPLWDPVRLAEEISVLDLISRGRVSYAFGVGHRHEEYEHFGIDMSTRGRAADEMLDVLGPLVRGDPVEYRGRTVRVTPPCGSPSGPMMLIAGGSKAAARRAGRHGLGFISQTASPGLMEYYEEQCRAHGHEPGIIQFPQPHAPTAVFVAENVDEAWDELGPHLLHDAKTAASYRPHDDSVASITRADSVAELRKGGGPYRIFTPGEAVDYVRGGQLLPLHPLCGGVAPDVAWPYLERAAAAFADNQ